A region of Photobacterium sanguinicancri DNA encodes the following proteins:
- the petA gene encoding ubiquinol-cytochrome c reductase iron-sulfur subunit: MSNAPVSNGRRRFLTATTSVVGGLGAVAVAVPFIKSWNPSARAKAAGAPVEVDISKLEDGQMVRVEWRGKPVWVVRRSEAILEELSGHDGQLRDPSSEEPQQPEYAQNKYRSVKPEIFLAVGICTHLGCSPTYLPDSFSEQVSGVSAGFFCPCHGSKFDMAGRVFSGVPAPLNLVVPPHQFLDDHTIIVGVDGEAV, from the coding sequence ATGAGCAATGCGCCAGTAAGTAACGGCCGCCGCCGCTTCCTAACTGCGACGACTTCGGTTGTTGGAGGCTTGGGTGCAGTCGCTGTTGCCGTGCCTTTTATCAAATCTTGGAACCCGAGTGCGCGAGCAAAAGCCGCCGGTGCGCCAGTTGAAGTTGATATCAGTAAGTTAGAAGATGGCCAAATGGTTCGTGTCGAGTGGCGAGGCAAGCCTGTTTGGGTTGTGCGTCGTAGCGAGGCTATTTTAGAAGAATTGAGTGGTCATGATGGCCAGTTACGTGATCCTTCATCAGAGGAACCGCAACAACCAGAATACGCTCAGAATAAATATCGTTCAGTTAAGCCTGAAATCTTTTTAGCCGTAGGTATCTGTACCCACCTTGGCTGTTCCCCTACTTATCTACCCGATAGCTTTAGCGAGCAAGTGAGTGGTGTCTCGGCTGGTTTCTTCTGCCCGTGTCACGGTTCTAAGTTCGATATGGCTGGGCGTGTATTTTCAGGGGTGCCAGCACCGCTTAACCTTGTGGTACCACCGCATCAGTTCTTGGACGATCACACTATTATTGTCGGTGTCGATGGGGAGGCTGTCTAA
- a CDS encoding cytochrome b yields MSGLLDWVEKRLPVMDAYKKHLSEYPMPKNFNFWYIFGSLAMLVLVNQLVTGIWLTMNYVPSGDGAFASVEYIMRDVEYGWLLRYMHSTGASAFFIVIYLHMFRGLIYGSYQKPRELLWLFGMLIFLVLMAEAFMGYLLPWGQMSYWGAQVIISLFGAIPVIGDDLTLWIRGDYVISGATLNRFFALHVIALPIVLLLLIVLHVLALHEVGSNNPDGIETKLPKGSKGDGYKTQFPFHKQYSGKYDVIDSIPFHPYGTVKDLVGVAVFAFFFSYVLFFNPEMGGYFLEPPNFEAANPLKTPEHIAPVWYFTPFYAILRAVPDKLMGVIAMGASIVMLFLLPWFDRCKVRSYRYRSKIHLANIIQFTICFVALGILGALPATATYTLMAQIFSLGYFMFFILLFVYSKNEATKPLPERVTFK; encoded by the coding sequence ATGAGTGGTTTGCTCGACTGGGTCGAAAAACGATTACCTGTGATGGATGCTTACAAAAAGCACCTGTCTGAATACCCAATGCCAAAAAATTTCAACTTTTGGTATATCTTTGGGTCGTTAGCCATGCTGGTGTTGGTAAACCAACTTGTTACCGGTATTTGGCTGACCATGAATTACGTTCCATCGGGTGATGGGGCGTTTGCGTCTGTTGAATATATTATGCGTGACGTCGAGTACGGTTGGTTACTGCGCTATATGCATTCAACAGGGGCGTCTGCATTTTTCATTGTGATTTACCTGCATATGTTCCGCGGCTTAATTTATGGCTCTTACCAGAAGCCTCGCGAACTACTGTGGCTATTTGGTATGTTGATTTTCTTAGTGTTAATGGCTGAAGCCTTCATGGGCTACCTATTACCATGGGGACAAATGTCATACTGGGGCGCACAGGTTATCATTTCGCTGTTTGGGGCTATCCCTGTCATTGGTGATGATTTAACACTGTGGATCCGTGGTGATTATGTTATTTCTGGAGCGACGCTCAACCGCTTCTTTGCATTGCATGTCATTGCGCTACCTATTGTGTTGTTACTGCTGATTGTCTTGCACGTATTAGCATTGCACGAAGTGGGTTCCAATAACCCAGATGGCATTGAAACTAAATTGCCAAAAGGCAGCAAAGGCGACGGGTACAAAACGCAGTTCCCATTCCACAAACAATACAGTGGTAAGTACGACGTTATTGATTCCATCCCGTTCCATCCATACGGTACGGTGAAAGATCTTGTCGGGGTTGCAGTGTTTGCATTCTTCTTTAGTTATGTGCTGTTCTTTAACCCTGAAATGGGTGGGTATTTCCTTGAGCCGCCTAACTTCGAAGCCGCTAACCCATTGAAAACACCAGAACATATCGCGCCAGTTTGGTATTTCACACCTTTCTATGCCATTTTGCGTGCAGTACCAGATAAGTTAATGGGCGTCATTGCGATGGGGGCTTCGATTGTAATGCTGTTCCTACTGCCATGGTTTGATCGCTGTAAAGTACGTTCATACCGTTACCGTAGCAAAATTCATCTAGCGAACATTATTCAGTTTACTATCTGTTTTGTGGCATTAGGTATTCTTGGTGCATTGCCTGCAACGGCAACTTATACATTAATGGCTCAGATATTTAGTTTAGGCTACTTCATGTTCTTCATTTTGCTGTTTGTTTACAGTAAGAATGAAGCAACTAAACCGCTACCAGAGAGGGTGACATTCAAATGA
- a CDS encoding cytochrome c1 encodes MKKLIVMLLTLLPAMAMAAGGNVHLDAANNDLSDNASLQRGAKTFMNYCFGCHATQYQRYERVATDLDIPLDIMRENMIFDRDAKIGDLMVNAIPTEYAANSFGAPAPDLTLVARVRGTDWIYTYLRSFYADPSRPFGVNNVVFPSVGMPHVLEELQGVPSKVYETRLVDGEEVQEYVGIKSDGTGELNTEEYDEVVRDLVNFLEYSGEPMKLERQNLGLWVMGFIVIFFVLTLLLKKEYWRDVH; translated from the coding sequence ATGAAAAAATTGATTGTGATGCTGCTAACTCTGTTACCAGCCATGGCGATGGCAGCGGGTGGTAATGTCCATCTTGATGCGGCGAATAATGATTTATCTGATAATGCGTCGTTACAGCGTGGTGCTAAAACGTTCATGAACTACTGCTTTGGTTGTCATGCTACGCAGTACCAACGCTATGAGCGTGTTGCAACAGATTTAGATATTCCACTCGATATTATGCGTGAAAACATGATCTTTGATCGTGACGCTAAGATCGGTGATTTGATGGTCAATGCGATTCCAACGGAATACGCGGCCAATTCTTTCGGTGCTCCGGCACCGGATCTAACCTTGGTAGCACGTGTTCGTGGTACTGATTGGATCTACACTTACTTACGTTCATTCTATGCAGATCCTAGTCGTCCGTTTGGGGTGAATAATGTGGTTTTCCCAAGTGTGGGTATGCCCCATGTTTTGGAAGAACTACAAGGTGTACCAAGCAAGGTATATGAAACACGCCTTGTTGACGGTGAAGAAGTACAAGAATACGTAGGCATTAAGTCAGACGGTACCGGTGAATTGAACACCGAAGAATATGACGAAGTGGTACGTGATTTGGTGAACTTCTTAGAGTATTCCGGTGAGCCAATGAAGCTTGAACGCCAGAACCTTGGCCTTTGGGTGATGGGCTTTATCGTAATATTCTTTGTACTTACGCTGCTATTGAAGAAAGAGTATTGGCGTGATGTCCACTGA
- the sspA gene encoding stringent starvation protein SspA — MAVAANKRSVMTLYSDASDIYSHQVRIVLAEKGVSVEIELVDPTNLPEDLLDLNPYNSVPTLVDRELALYQAGIIMEYLDERFPHPPLMPVYPVARGNSRLMMYRIERNWYTLAEKVAKGTADEADKARKQLREELLALAPVFAEFSYFMSDEFSLVDCYLAPLLWRLPEMGIELSGAGSKEVKAYMTRVFERDSFLASLTEAEREMRLAGQ, encoded by the coding sequence ATGGCTGTAGCTGCCAATAAACGCTCTGTGATGACTCTGTATTCTGATGCTTCGGATATCTACAGCCATCAGGTGCGTATCGTACTAGCAGAAAAGGGTGTGAGTGTTGAGATCGAGCTGGTTGATCCAACTAACCTGCCAGAAGATTTGCTAGATTTGAACCCGTACAACTCTGTACCAACCTTGGTTGATCGTGAGTTGGCGTTGTACCAAGCGGGCATCATTATGGAGTACTTGGATGAGCGTTTCCCTCACCCACCTCTAATGCCTGTTTACCCTGTTGCTCGTGGTAATAGCCGTCTAATGATGTACCGCATTGAGCGTAACTGGTACACACTAGCGGAGAAAGTAGCAAAAGGCACAGCAGATGAAGCTGATAAAGCTCGTAAACAACTACGTGAAGAGTTACTTGCTCTTGCGCCAGTGTTTGCTGAGTTCTCATACTTCATGAGCGATGAGTTCAGCCTAGTTGATTGCTACCTAGCACCACTGCTATGGCGTTTACCTGAAATGGGTATTGAGCTAAGCGGCGCTGGTTCGAAAGAAGTAAAAGCTTACATGACTCGCGTATTTGAACGTGATTCATTCCTTGCATCACTGACTGAAGCAGAGCGCGAGATGCGTTTGGCTGGTCAGTAA
- the sspB gene encoding ClpXP protease specificity-enhancing factor: protein MDMENMTPRRPYLARAFYDWLVDNDLTPHLVVDATLPGVKVPMEFVTDGQIVLNIAPRAVGNLELGNEAVSFNARFSGRPHTVIVPFYAAIAIYARENGAGTMFEPEAAYELDEQAMEQGNDADFEGIIEAPEENVSPLVTVAETSDETPDDEPPRPRGRPSLRVVK, encoded by the coding sequence ATGGATATGGAAAACATGACGCCGCGTCGGCCTTATTTGGCGCGTGCGTTTTATGATTGGTTAGTCGATAACGATTTGACACCTCACTTGGTGGTTGATGCAACTTTGCCGGGTGTAAAGGTGCCAATGGAATTCGTGACTGACGGTCAGATTGTGTTGAATATCGCTCCGCGTGCGGTTGGCAACCTAGAGTTGGGTAACGAGGCTGTTAGCTTCAATGCGCGCTTTAGTGGCCGCCCTCATACGGTGATTGTACCGTTTTACGCTGCTATTGCGATTTATGCGCGTGAGAATGGTGCTGGTACTATGTTTGAACCAGAAGCGGCTTATGAACTTGATGAGCAAGCAATGGAACAAGGCAATGATGCTGACTTTGAAGGCATTATTGAGGCACCAGAAGAGAATGTTTCACCATTGGTAACTGTGGCTGAAACGAGCGATGAAACACCTGATGATGAGCCGCCACGTCCTCGTGGTCGCCCAAGTTTGCGTGTCGTGAAATAA
- a CDS encoding BON domain-containing protein, producing the protein MTAWRVCLMAVCLWFVQGCAGITDADPRGAKQQWFDKEIEMEVAGMVNKPPFRQQARINVVSYDGNVLLIGQATKQEIANQLEQAIKQLTNVNAVYNQVRIRALPDLGEVSKDSWLTTKVKSMMVGSKQLKDASIKVITENQEVFLLGYVTQEQANIATDIARNVDGVKQVIKVFEYPDQ; encoded by the coding sequence ATGACAGCATGGCGTGTATGTTTAATGGCAGTATGCCTGTGGTTTGTGCAAGGTTGCGCAGGCATTACCGATGCTGACCCACGAGGCGCTAAACAGCAGTGGTTTGACAAAGAGATCGAGATGGAAGTGGCGGGGATGGTAAATAAGCCACCTTTTCGCCAGCAAGCTCGAATCAATGTAGTGTCTTACGACGGAAATGTACTGTTGATCGGACAGGCAACAAAGCAAGAGATTGCGAATCAGTTAGAACAGGCAATTAAACAGCTGACAAATGTTAACGCGGTTTATAACCAAGTAAGAATACGTGCTCTACCTGACCTTGGCGAAGTAAGTAAAGACAGCTGGCTCACCACCAAAGTAAAATCAATGATGGTCGGCAGTAAGCAACTAAAAGATGCCTCGATTAAAGTGATCACTGAAAACCAAGAAGTGTTCTTACTTGGTTATGTCACTCAAGAACAAGCAAACATTGCAACCGACATTGCGCGTAATGTGGATGGCGTAAAACAAGTCATCAAAGTTTTTGAATATCCCGATCAGTAA
- a CDS encoding phosphoheptose isomerase, whose translation MLESIRESFTESIQTQIAAAEALPDAISQAAQVMVQSLLNGNKILCCGNGGSAANAQHFASCMINRFETERPSLPALALTADTTTLTAVANDYHHDEVFSKQVRALGQKGDILFVLSTSGNSKNIIKSMEAALTRDMTIIALTGKDGGEMAGLLGIQDVEIRIPSMRTCRIQEGHLLTVHCLCDLIDKVLFPHHEG comes from the coding sequence ATGCTAGAAAGCATTAGAGAAAGTTTTACCGAGAGCATCCAAACTCAGATTGCAGCCGCAGAAGCACTGCCTGATGCCATCTCACAAGCAGCACAAGTTATGGTGCAAAGCCTACTTAACGGCAATAAAATTCTTTGTTGCGGCAATGGTGGTTCAGCAGCTAACGCCCAACACTTTGCATCATGCATGATCAACCGTTTTGAAACTGAGCGCCCTAGCCTTCCTGCTCTTGCATTAACCGCAGACACGACGACACTAACGGCAGTTGCAAACGACTACCACCATGATGAAGTCTTTTCTAAGCAAGTACGAGCTCTTGGTCAAAAAGGCGATATTCTTTTTGTTTTATCGACTAGCGGTAACAGTAAAAATATTATCAAGTCGATGGAAGCTGCCCTAACTCGCGACATGACAATCATTGCTCTAACAGGTAAAGATGGCGGAGAGATGGCCGGCTTACTTGGCATTCAAGATGTAGAGATCCGCATTCCATCGATGCGTACCTGTCGCATTCAAGAAGGCCACTTACTCACAGTTCACTGCCTGTGTGATCTGATTGATAAAGTTCTATTCCCCCACCACGAGGGCTAA
- a CDS encoding YraN family protein encodes MREFNLFNKRQVGQQFEALAERYLSEQGLIPVTRNFHCRGGEIDLIMREGNCWIFVEVKYRKQARYGSAVEAVTWQKQQKLKRAAFYWLSKQGLSAEHTAFRFDIVAIQGSDHHIEWLTNTLVEG; translated from the coding sequence ATACGGGAATTCAATCTGTTCAATAAACGCCAAGTTGGCCAGCAATTTGAAGCCCTTGCCGAGCGTTATCTCAGCGAGCAAGGGCTAATACCCGTCACACGCAATTTCCACTGCCGCGGTGGTGAAATAGATTTAATCATGCGTGAAGGTAATTGCTGGATCTTTGTTGAAGTGAAATATCGCAAACAGGCTCGTTACGGTTCGGCTGTTGAAGCGGTGACCTGGCAAAAACAGCAAAAATTAAAACGAGCTGCATTCTATTGGCTCAGCAAACAAGGGTTATCTGCCGAACATACTGCATTTCGGTTTGATATCGTCGCAATCCAAGGTTCTGACCACCATATTGAATGGTTGACGAATACCTTAGTGGAAGGTTAA
- a CDS encoding penicillin-binding protein activator, with the protein MLNFTQKRKSVSRLLAPVALAVILAGCSSSPQQQANVADITAVAQQSSASYLIKAESSEGVTSINWHILALKALIKEGSWPQADKQAMRLSRMSLTPVQLAEWQLARATLRYQQGQPQQALETLNFQPWWQLSPSQYSRYHQFRAELFAQTNQPFKAAQARTALDQYLDNTQKADNWQALWSDLSRYSNNQLQSVTLADNETVLRGWVQLTILKNTYLSRPTQLKGAIEEWLTANPYHPANQYLPADLQAIMDLEIAQLDKVALLLPMSGRYETQGKAVRDGFINAMLDDSGRDINTELNVFDTEGESMNIILDKLTQDGVQFVIGPLRKNKVTEFQQLNSTKITQLALNEPAQLDLRQANTCYFSLSPEQEAEQAAQHLFAKGHKFPLVLAPSSKFGQRVSAAFTEQWQQLTGQSPDVESFGSRKQIQQQIATIFGLTESQTRINQMQQVTGRSLESQQRSRRDTDAVYLIANKAELTLLKPFIDVAINPDQKPPKLYASSRGNPDKTSDTSELRGIEFSDIPLLVEPNQNFMTRFDTLWPNKNNGAIRLHAFGMDAYKMITELPQMRVVESYSTPGKTGILSIDEQCVVQRQISWAEFTNTGIQSVQ; encoded by the coding sequence ATGCTTAATTTTACCCAGAAGCGTAAAAGTGTATCACGACTACTCGCGCCTGTAGCCCTTGCTGTGATTTTGGCAGGCTGTAGCTCATCGCCACAACAGCAAGCAAATGTCGCTGATATTACCGCTGTCGCGCAACAAAGCTCAGCATCTTACCTTATCAAAGCCGAATCGTCCGAAGGTGTAACCAGCATCAACTGGCATATTTTGGCATTGAAAGCCCTTATCAAAGAAGGTAGTTGGCCACAAGCTGACAAACAAGCAATGCGTTTATCACGCATGTCGCTGACGCCTGTTCAACTGGCGGAATGGCAATTAGCACGCGCAACGCTACGCTACCAGCAAGGCCAACCGCAACAAGCACTCGAAACACTGAATTTTCAACCTTGGTGGCAATTATCACCAAGCCAATACAGTCGCTATCACCAATTTAGAGCTGAACTGTTTGCTCAAACGAACCAACCATTTAAAGCTGCTCAAGCCCGAACGGCACTTGATCAATACCTTGATAATACCCAAAAAGCAGATAACTGGCAGGCATTGTGGAGCGATCTATCACGCTACAGCAATAATCAACTGCAAAGCGTAACACTCGCAGACAATGAAACCGTACTGCGTGGTTGGGTTCAACTGACTATATTGAAAAACACTTACTTGTCACGCCCAACCCAGCTTAAAGGGGCAATCGAAGAATGGTTAACAGCCAATCCTTATCACCCTGCCAACCAATATCTACCTGCAGATTTACAAGCCATCATGGACTTAGAGATCGCACAATTAGATAAAGTGGCGTTGCTGCTCCCTATGAGTGGTCGCTACGAGACACAAGGCAAGGCTGTACGTGATGGGTTTATTAATGCCATGCTGGATGATAGTGGCCGCGATATCAACACCGAGCTAAACGTGTTTGATACCGAAGGCGAATCGATGAATATCATTCTCGATAAGCTAACGCAAGATGGCGTTCAGTTCGTGATCGGTCCATTACGTAAAAATAAAGTGACTGAATTCCAGCAACTGAACAGTACTAAAATCACTCAGCTTGCACTTAACGAACCAGCACAGCTCGATCTGCGCCAAGCCAATACGTGTTATTTCTCGCTTTCGCCTGAACAGGAAGCTGAGCAAGCCGCACAACACTTATTCGCTAAAGGACACAAATTCCCATTAGTCCTAGCACCAAGCAGTAAATTTGGTCAACGTGTAAGCGCCGCCTTTACAGAGCAGTGGCAACAGCTAACAGGTCAATCACCTGATGTTGAATCATTTGGTTCTCGGAAACAAATTCAACAGCAAATTGCGACAATCTTTGGTTTAACAGAAAGCCAAACACGCATTAACCAAATGCAACAAGTCACGGGTCGTTCGTTGGAGTCACAGCAACGTAGTCGCCGTGACACTGATGCCGTGTATTTAATTGCCAACAAAGCAGAACTCACCCTGCTAAAACCTTTTATTGATGTTGCAATCAACCCAGATCAAAAGCCACCAAAACTGTACGCCAGCTCACGAGGCAATCCGGATAAAACCAGTGATACCAGTGAGCTTCGTGGCATTGAGTTCAGTGATATTCCACTGCTGGTCGAACCAAACCAGAACTTTATGACGCGTTTTGATACACTATGGCCGAACAAAAACAATGGTGCGATTCGCTTGCATGCCTTTGGTATGGATGCTTACAAAATGATCACTGAATTACCACAGATGCGTGTCGTTGAAAGCTACAGCACGCCGGGGAAAACGGGGATCTTGAGCATTGATGAACAATGTGTTGTTCAACGCCAGATAAGCTGGGCAGAATTCACCAATACGGGAATTCAATCTGTTCAATAA
- the rsmI gene encoding 16S rRNA (cytidine(1402)-2'-O)-methyltransferase, producing MSETNSCAVDVATLYIVPTPIGNLADITQRALDVLANVDLIAAEDTRHTSRLLSHFSISTRTFALHDHNEQQKADFLIEKLQAGTSIALVSDAGTPLISDPGYHLVNRCRQAGVKVVPLPGPCAVITALSGAGLPSDRFSFEGFLPPKSKGRRDTFTELENDARTLIFYESPHRILDSLADMLAILGPDRQVVLARELTKTYETIHGAPLGELIPWLNEDRNRLRGEMVVLVAGHRADKTELSPEALRTVTLLAKELPLKKAAALAAEIHSSKKNALYKWGLENLE from the coding sequence ATGAGTGAGACCAATTCATGCGCGGTAGATGTCGCAACTTTGTACATCGTCCCGACACCAATCGGTAATTTAGCCGACATTACACAGCGCGCATTGGATGTATTGGCAAATGTCGACCTAATTGCGGCCGAAGATACCCGTCATACTTCCCGTTTGCTGTCCCATTTTTCTATCTCAACCCGCACCTTTGCGCTTCACGATCATAATGAACAGCAGAAAGCGGACTTTTTGATCGAAAAACTTCAGGCTGGTACAAGCATCGCATTAGTGTCAGATGCTGGTACACCGCTGATCAGTGATCCAGGATACCACTTAGTCAACCGTTGTCGTCAGGCCGGTGTTAAAGTTGTTCCTTTGCCAGGACCGTGTGCTGTTATTACGGCACTAAGTGGTGCTGGCCTGCCGTCAGACCGCTTTAGCTTTGAAGGCTTTTTACCGCCAAAGAGCAAGGGACGACGCGATACGTTTACGGAATTAGAAAATGACGCACGTACGCTTATTTTTTATGAATCACCTCATCGTATTTTAGACTCTTTAGCTGATATGTTGGCAATTTTGGGGCCAGATCGTCAGGTTGTTTTAGCGCGTGAGCTGACTAAAACTTATGAAACGATCCACGGTGCACCCTTGGGTGAGCTTATTCCATGGTTAAACGAAGACCGCAATCGCCTTCGTGGTGAAATGGTAGTGCTTGTTGCGGGTCACCGTGCTGATAAAACAGAGCTCTCGCCTGAAGCACTGCGTACTGTCACATTGTTGGCTAAAGAGTTACCACTTAAAAAAGCGGCAGCACTGGCGGCAGAGATCCATTCATCTAAAAAGAATGCCTTGTATAAATGGGGTTTAGAAAACCTAGAGTAA
- the mraZ gene encoding division/cell wall cluster transcriptional repressor MraZ — protein sequence MLRGVTAVSMDGKGRLAVPKRYRELLHSSCDGLFVCTIDHQYPCLLLYPLQEWERIEQKLSRLSSFQPAERRLQRLLLGHASECEMDSQGRLLIAPSLRDYAELESKVMLVGQYNKFEIWHAPHWQQQIITDTQFQAEDPTALSVRLSELSL from the coding sequence ATGCTTCGAGGTGTCACTGCCGTTTCAATGGACGGAAAAGGACGTTTGGCTGTGCCCAAACGCTACCGAGAGCTATTACACTCATCGTGTGATGGCTTATTTGTGTGCACCATCGATCATCAATACCCCTGTCTGCTATTATATCCCCTTCAGGAATGGGAGCGCATTGAGCAAAAGCTTTCCCGTTTATCCAGCTTTCAGCCCGCAGAGCGTCGCTTACAGCGCTTGCTATTAGGGCATGCGAGTGAATGTGAAATGGATAGCCAAGGTCGTTTATTAATTGCACCATCGTTACGTGACTACGCCGAGCTAGAAAGTAAGGTCATGCTGGTGGGGCAGTACAATAAATTTGAGATTTGGCATGCGCCTCATTGGCAGCAACAGATCATAACGGATACACAATTTCAGGCTGAGGATCCCACTGCTTTATCAGTGCGCCTTAGTGAGCTTTCACTCTAG
- the rsmH gene encoding 16S rRNA (cytosine(1402)-N(4))-methyltransferase RsmH → MSEQFEHISVLLHESVDGLDIKPDGIYIDGTFGRGGHSRLILSKLGENGRLYGIDRDPQAIAEAQTIDDPRFSIIHGPFSGMANYMETRELLGQVDGVLLDLGVSSPQLDDAERGFSFMRDGPLDMRMDPTTGLSAAEWLAEADADDIAWVLKEFGEERFAKRIARGIVEHRENPEKEPLTRTTQLASLIAAVSPFRDKHKHPATRSFQAIRIYINSELEEIDVALNGALKVLAPQGRLSIISFHSLEDRMVKRFMRKHSKGPEVPAGLPLTEDQIKALGSADLKLASKAIKPSTNELGHNTRARSSVLRLAEKL, encoded by the coding sequence ATGTCAGAACAATTTGAGCACATCTCCGTCTTACTCCATGAATCAGTAGACGGTCTCGATATTAAGCCCGATGGTATTTATATCGATGGCACGTTTGGCCGTGGTGGCCACAGCCGCCTGATTTTATCTAAGCTGGGCGAAAATGGCCGTCTTTACGGTATCGACCGTGATCCACAAGCGATTGCTGAAGCTCAGACAATTGATGATCCGCGTTTCTCTATTATCCATGGCCCATTTTCAGGGATGGCTAATTATATGGAAACCCGAGAACTGTTAGGCCAAGTTGACGGCGTATTGCTTGATCTTGGTGTTTCATCACCGCAACTGGATGATGCAGAGCGTGGCTTTAGCTTCATGCGTGACGGCCCACTTGATATGCGTATGGACCCTACAACGGGCCTTTCAGCTGCAGAATGGCTAGCTGAAGCGGATGCTGATGATATTGCATGGGTACTCAAAGAGTTTGGTGAAGAACGTTTCGCTAAGCGTATCGCGCGTGGCATTGTTGAGCACCGTGAAAACCCAGAAAAAGAGCCATTAACGCGCACGACCCAATTAGCGAGCTTGATTGCTGCTGTATCGCCATTCCGTGATAAGCATAAGCACCCAGCGACGCGTAGCTTCCAAGCGATCCGTATCTACATTAACAGTGAACTAGAAGAAATTGATGTTGCTTTGAATGGCGCTCTTAAAGTGTTAGCTCCTCAAGGCCGTTTATCTATTATTAGCTTCCACTCGCTAGAAGATCGCATGGTTAAACGTTTTATGCGTAAACACAGCAAAGGGCCTGAAGTACCTGCTGGTTTACCATTAACGGAAGATCAAATTAAAGCGCTAGGCAGTGCCGATTTGAAATTGGCGAGTAAAGCGATTAAACCTTCAACTAATGAACTCGGCCACAATACCCGTGCGCGTAGTTCTGTGTTGCGTTTAGCCGAGAAGTTATGA
- the ftsL gene encoding cell division protein FtsL encodes MKPTAEPSINVARLIVKDLFSIGRLPLLLLILILGSALAVVYITHHSRQLIVQQEQLLIERDQLDIEWRNQILEENSLAEHSRVERLAETQLEMKRPTAANEIVVQ; translated from the coding sequence ATGAAGCCAACCGCTGAACCATCAATTAACGTAGCGCGCTTGATCGTCAAAGATCTCTTTTCGATTGGGCGACTGCCGTTATTACTCTTGATATTGATCTTAGGGTCGGCGTTGGCGGTGGTGTATATCACCCATCACTCGCGTCAATTGATCGTTCAGCAAGAGCAACTCCTTATCGAGCGTGACCAGCTCGATATTGAGTGGCGAAATCAAATATTGGAAGAGAATTCTCTGGCCGAGCATAGTCGTGTGGAGCGCTTAGCTGAAACACAACTTGAGATGAAGCGCCCAACCGCGGCGAATGAAATAGTTGTCCAGTGA